A stretch of the Oenococcus sp. UCMA 16435 genome encodes the following:
- the rlmH gene encoding 23S rRNA (pseudouridine(1915)-N(3))-methyltransferase RlmH: MLNIRILVVGKIKEKYFREALDEYLKRLSRFAKTEIIEVKDEPTPEKASNSENLEILQIEGKRLLDKINNRDFVLVLAIEGKLISSPDLARIIRKIPLDGYSTIDFVIGGSLGLSSEIKNRANSKISFGRITLPHQLARVLLTEQIYRSFMINEGSPYHK; the protein is encoded by the coding sequence ATGCTAAATATCCGGATATTGGTAGTTGGAAAGATTAAAGAGAAATATTTTAGAGAAGCGTTGGATGAATATTTAAAACGGCTTTCTCGTTTTGCAAAGACAGAAATTATCGAGGTTAAAGACGAACCGACTCCTGAAAAAGCCAGTAACTCCGAGAATCTGGAAATCCTTCAGATTGAAGGAAAAAGGTTGCTCGATAAAATTAACAATCGAGATTTTGTTTTGGTCCTCGCAATTGAAGGAAAACTAATTTCTTCTCCAGATTTGGCCCGCATAATAAGAAAAATTCCTCTAGATGGTTATTCGACAATTGATTTTGTGATTGGTGGTTCACTTGGATTATCATCTGAAATTAAGAATAGAGCTAATTCAAAGATATCTTTTGGCAGAATTACACTTCCTCACCAATTAGCGCGTGTTCTTTTGACTGAGCAAATATATCGATCTTTTATGATCAACGAAGGAAGCCCTTACCACAAATAA
- a CDS encoding AI-2E family transporter — protein sequence MEFFKKNRLLYWTIEFLLLAMLIFVLSTLSFIFEPIGIFIRTIFLPLIVAGFLYYLLHPVVIFLEKHFHFKHLLAVALTFFIFIVILVSVFVIFVPQLIAQISNMLGSLPKFVDDMKNMTDSWVKSDWFKQINQDVKISNIQKQISKYSSTFLKISLSGLGNLASFLTTFTINIITIPIMLFYMLADGDKFIPFINRFIFPSRSKEVNDLAARMNNTISRYIDGQFIEGIFVMFFITSGYLIIRQPFAPLLGVFAGLCVLIPYLGPFIAIIPSILIAFTVSAQQILAVLVVVLIVSQLDGNLIYPNVIGRNLKIHPLTIIVILLSAGNIWGFVGIILGVPIYAILRTLCIFFYNLYQLRKGEDLSIEHLLVEERNNSKEKRDNLSKDKKEGKNK from the coding sequence ATGGAATTCTTCAAAAAGAACCGACTCCTTTATTGGACAATTGAATTTTTACTACTGGCAATGTTGATTTTCGTCCTTTCAACACTTAGTTTCATTTTCGAACCAATTGGTATTTTTATTAGGACGATTTTTCTTCCACTGATTGTTGCCGGTTTTTTGTATTATTTATTGCATCCGGTCGTTATCTTCTTGGAAAAACATTTTCATTTCAAACACCTGCTGGCGGTTGCTTTAACTTTCTTTATTTTTATTGTTATTCTGGTTTCCGTTTTTGTTATCTTTGTTCCCCAATTAATTGCTCAGATTAGCAATATGCTTGGATCGCTGCCCAAGTTTGTTGATGATATGAAAAATATGACCGACAGTTGGGTTAAGTCGGATTGGTTTAAACAAATTAATCAAGACGTTAAGATCAGCAATATTCAAAAGCAGATCAGTAAATATTCTTCGACCTTTTTGAAAATTTCTTTGAGTGGTTTGGGCAACCTCGCTTCTTTTCTTACGACTTTTACAATTAATATTATTACGATCCCGATAATGCTCTTTTATATGTTGGCCGATGGAGACAAATTTATTCCTTTCATAAATCGTTTTATTTTTCCTAGCCGTTCCAAAGAAGTTAATGATTTAGCTGCTCGAATGAATAACACAATTAGCAGATATATAGATGGCCAATTTATCGAAGGAATATTTGTTATGTTTTTTATTACCAGTGGATATTTGATTATTCGCCAGCCCTTCGCTCCTTTATTGGGTGTCTTTGCTGGTCTTTGTGTTTTGATTCCTTATCTTGGCCCCTTTATTGCTATTATTCCAAGTATATTAATTGCTTTTACGGTTAGTGCACAACAAATTTTGGCAGTATTGGTGGTTGTTTTGATTGTCAGCCAGCTTGATGGTAATTTAATTTATCCAAATGTAATTGGTCGTAATTTGAAAATTCACCCATTAACGATCATTGTCATTCTGCTTTCTGCTGGAAACATATGGGGTTTTGTAGGAATTATCTTGGGCGTACCGATTTATGCGATTCTTCGGACTTTATGCATTTTCTTTTATAATCTTTATCAATTGAGAAAAGGAGAGGATCTTTCCATAGAGCACCTGCTCGTTGAAGAAAGAAATAATAGTAAGGAAAAGAGAGACAATCTATCAAAAGACAAAAAGGAAGGAAAAAATAAATGA
- the rsmG gene encoding 16S rRNA (guanine(527)-N(7))-methyltransferase RsmG produces the protein MTPNEFVTTLDNQGLPISNRKMDLFQTYLEFLLEYNKKVNLTAINNPKDVWLKHFYDSLTPLLYLPDMNKKVSLIDIGSGAGFPGIPLKIVNQKFQLTLLDSLQKRITFLDQLISKLNLKNVETVHGRAEDFGNNPNYREKYDFAIARAVSNTNTLLELLLPFVKVGGKIILMKTVHVENEIYEANKALEELGGRVSQSFSFELPNDDSRVLITVDKIKPTKKRYPRRAGVPEKSPIGGKHD, from the coding sequence ATGACTCCAAATGAGTTTGTGACAACTTTAGATAACCAAGGCCTTCCAATTTCTAATAGAAAAATGGATCTTTTCCAAACCTATCTCGAGTTTTTATTGGAATACAATAAAAAAGTTAATTTGACTGCTATTAATAATCCGAAAGATGTTTGGCTAAAACATTTTTACGATTCACTCACGCCTTTGCTGTATTTGCCGGATATGAATAAGAAAGTTTCTTTGATTGATATTGGTTCGGGGGCTGGATTTCCGGGAATTCCGCTTAAAATCGTTAATCAAAAATTTCAATTGACTTTGTTGGATTCTTTGCAAAAAAGAATTACATTTTTAGATCAATTGATTAGCAAACTAAACTTGAAAAATGTCGAAACAGTTCATGGACGGGCGGAAGACTTTGGTAATAATCCGAATTATCGGGAAAAATATGATTTTGCAATCGCCCGAGCTGTCTCGAATACCAATACTCTTTTAGAATTATTGCTACCCTTTGTTAAAGTTGGCGGCAAGATTATTTTGATGAAAACTGTTCATGTTGAAAATGAAATTTACGAAGCGAACAAGGCGTTGGAAGAATTGGGCGGTCGGGTATCTCAATCTTTTTCCTTTGAATTACCGAATGATGATTCTCGTGTTCTGATTACAGTTGATAAAATCAAGCCAACAAAGAAACGCTATCCAAGAAGAGCGGGTGTCCCTGAAAAATCTCCAATTGGAGGTAAACATGACTAA
- a CDS encoding ParA family protein — translation MTKVIALANQKGGVGKTTTALNLAAGLLKHDQKVLLIDLDPQSNATSGAGIDKEEIVFNSYDVLISNRAVKSAIIHRADNFDILPSSTELAGAEIELTKKRDRQKILKKKIAKEKEKYDFVLIDNPPALGLLSLNSLMAADSVLIPVQAEYFALEGLAQLMKTINLVKEHGNPGLTIEGILMTMTTHTKISRQVVSEVEKHFSENTYRVTIPRNVRLTEAPSFGQSIFDFAGFSSGARAYNKLVKEIINENGEE, via the coding sequence ATGACTAAAGTTATTGCTCTAGCTAACCAAAAAGGCGGTGTTGGCAAAACAACGACAGCTTTAAATTTGGCTGCCGGGCTTTTGAAACATGATCAAAAAGTTTTGCTAATTGATCTTGATCCGCAGTCTAATGCGACTTCTGGTGCCGGTATCGATAAAGAAGAAATTGTTTTTAATTCTTATGATGTTTTGATTTCGAATCGTGCTGTTAAATCTGCAATTATTCATCGTGCTGACAACTTTGATATTCTTCCCTCTTCAACTGAATTAGCTGGAGCCGAAATCGAGTTGACTAAGAAAAGGGATCGCCAAAAGATTTTAAAAAAGAAAATTGCCAAAGAGAAAGAAAAATATGATTTTGTTCTGATTGATAACCCACCTGCTCTTGGCTTGCTATCTTTGAATTCTCTGATGGCAGCTGATTCGGTTTTAATTCCGGTTCAGGCTGAATACTTTGCCCTGGAAGGTTTAGCCCAATTGATGAAAACAATTAATCTGGTGAAAGAACATGGCAATCCAGGCTTGACGATTGAAGGCATTTTGATGACAATGACTACACACACGAAAATTAGCCGGCAGGTTGTTTCCGAGGTTGAAAAACATTTTTCTGAAAATACCTATCGTGTTACGATTCCGAGAAACGTCCGCTTGACTGAAGCGCCAAGTTTTGGACAGTCAATTTTCGATTTTGCCGGGTTTTCATCGGGTGCGCGCGCATACAATAAATTGGTAAAGGAAATTATTAACGAAAATGGCGAAGAATAA
- a CDS encoding ParB/RepB/Spo0J family partition protein — MANKRGLGRGIDALFSDEEDKKVAQVVEKVAKKQDDGNSVSTISLSSLKANPYQPRKTFDEASLSELAESLKQSGVIQPLIVRTHGKSYQIVAGERRFRAAKLANLTEVPVIVKDLSDSAMMELAIIENLQREDLNPIEEAQGISSYMKELALTQVQVAEKLGKSRAAVANTLRLLNLPAEVQQLIVDGKLSMGHARTLLGLDSQPDMLLLAQRIVKEGLSVRQVEELVRKSANPEKKSSNQSKQVTNIYAEEVEHQLEDKFSTKVSLSKKKIEINFANEDELDRILTLLGVSLD; from the coding sequence ATGGCGAATAAACGTGGCTTAGGTCGCGGTATTGATGCTTTATTTTCTGATGAAGAAGATAAAAAAGTGGCTCAGGTAGTGGAAAAAGTTGCCAAAAAACAGGATGATGGAAATTCTGTTTCGACAATTTCGCTTTCTTCGTTGAAGGCCAATCCTTATCAACCGCGAAAGACTTTCGATGAAGCGTCTCTTTCTGAATTGGCCGAGTCCTTAAAGCAAAGTGGTGTAATTCAACCGTTAATAGTTCGAACTCACGGAAAGAGTTACCAAATTGTTGCTGGTGAGCGTCGTTTTCGTGCAGCTAAATTAGCTAATTTAACCGAAGTTCCGGTAATTGTAAAAGACCTGTCTGATAGCGCAATGATGGAACTGGCGATTATCGAAAATCTTCAGCGTGAGGACTTAAATCCAATTGAAGAAGCCCAAGGGATTAGTTCTTATATGAAAGAATTGGCTTTGACGCAGGTCCAGGTGGCTGAAAAACTTGGAAAATCACGGGCGGCTGTTGCTAACACCTTACGATTACTGAATTTGCCGGCAGAGGTTCAGCAATTAATAGTTGATGGGAAACTATCAATGGGTCACGCCAGAACTTTGTTGGGCTTGGATTCCCAACCGGATATGCTGCTGCTTGCCCAACGGATTGTTAAAGAAGGCCTTTCTGTTCGCCAGGTTGAAGAATTAGTTCGCAAGTCTGCAAATCCCGAAAAGAAAAGTTCGAATCAAAGCAAACAAGTGACAAATATTTATGCCGAAGAGGTTGAACATCAACTGGAGGACAAATTCTCCACGAAGGTTTCCTTGTCAAAAAAGAAAATTGAAATTAATTTTGCCAATGAAGATGAATTGGACAGAATTTTAACTTTGCTTGGAGTGAGTCTTGACTAA
- a CDS encoding DUF951 domain-containing protein, whose translation MDYQLNTIVEMKKPHACGNNAWKIVRMGADIKIECSNCHRIIMMTRHDFEKHLNKIIKA comes from the coding sequence ATGGATTATCAATTAAATACAATTGTTGAAATGAAAAAGCCCCATGCTTGTGGTAATAATGCTTGGAAAATAGTCCGTATGGGTGCAGATATCAAAATAGAGTGCAGCAATTGTCATCGAATAATCATGATGACGCGGCATGATTTTGAAAAACATCTTAATAAAATTATTAAGGCCTAG
- the ychF gene encoding redox-regulated ATPase YchF, whose protein sequence is MSLTAGIVGLPNVGKSTLFNAITRAGAEMANYPFATIEPNVGVVEVPDSRLARIQEIEPADKVVPTTFEFTDIAGIVKGASKGEGLGNKFLENIRQTDAIIEVVRAFEDSEITHVTGKVDPIADIETINTELIIADMEQIDKRYAKIEKAAVNSKDKSAIVEYNVLKKIKPVLEAGKPVRSLQFDEEEKKIVHNLFFLTDKPMLYVANISEGDMADPDSSQFYQTIADYASKDGAEVIGLAAKTEEEISEMGKDDKTDFLEMAGVSEPGLNKLIRAAYHLLGLRTFFTAGGKETRAWTFKSGMKAPQVAGIIHSDFERGFIRAETISFPDLDKLGSVAAVKAAGKLRSEGKEYLVQDGDIINFRFNV, encoded by the coding sequence ATGTCATTAACTGCAGGAATTGTCGGCTTACCAAACGTCGGCAAATCAACATTATTCAATGCAATCACAAGAGCTGGAGCCGAAATGGCCAATTATCCATTTGCAACGATTGAGCCAAATGTCGGTGTTGTTGAAGTACCAGATTCCAGACTTGCAAGAATTCAGGAAATAGAACCGGCCGATAAAGTTGTTCCGACTACTTTTGAGTTTACGGATATTGCCGGGATTGTTAAAGGTGCTTCCAAAGGCGAAGGTTTAGGGAATAAGTTTCTGGAAAACATTCGTCAAACCGATGCAATTATTGAGGTTGTTCGAGCTTTTGAAGATTCGGAAATTACTCATGTTACTGGAAAAGTTGATCCAATTGCTGATATTGAGACGATCAATACAGAATTAATTATTGCTGATATGGAACAGATTGATAAGCGTTATGCAAAAATCGAAAAGGCCGCTGTCAATTCTAAAGATAAGAGCGCAATTGTCGAATACAATGTTTTGAAAAAAATAAAGCCTGTTTTGGAAGCTGGAAAGCCGGTTAGAAGTTTGCAGTTTGATGAAGAAGAAAAAAAGATTGTTCATAATCTTTTCTTTTTAACCGACAAACCAATGCTATATGTTGCCAACATTTCCGAAGGCGACATGGCTGATCCGGATTCATCGCAGTTTTATCAAACGATTGCCGATTATGCATCTAAAGATGGTGCCGAAGTGATTGGCCTGGCTGCTAAAACAGAAGAAGAAATTTCAGAAATGGGCAAGGATGATAAAACTGATTTCTTGGAAATGGCAGGTGTAAGCGAACCCGGCTTGAATAAACTAATTCGTGCAGCCTACCACTTGCTTGGCCTGAGAACATTTTTTACTGCTGGTGGAAAAGAAACACGGGCTTGGACTTTTAAAAGTGGTATGAAGGCGCCACAAGTTGCCGGAATTATCCATTCTGATTTTGAACGTGGTTTTATTCGTGCCGAAACAATTAGTTTTCCTGATTTGGATAAATTAGGCTCGGTTGCAGCGGTCAAAGCTGCTGGTAAGCTTCGTTCGGAAGGCAAAGAGTATCTTGTCCAGGATGGCGATATTATCAATTTTCGTTTCAATGTTTAA
- a CDS encoding DUF1129 domain-containing protein, whose translation MTNSELSKRNQEFLFHLTKLLNNSKSFDDEKTNSTLIAVREKLLSGQKTGKTARQLFGTPSEYYQDLVDPKGAANRRKKLAQQGHKVNSPESTAPRPRITQQLFDYGFGIEFVDTTWTLLIMFSALYAITGAVGSSKQSQGVGLITILLFSFISGAAYVFALRILTPDPSKKERLPIWQRLLYSLLILASWLILFTGVTWLIPVKFNPVLNSLWLFAIAIVAGVSYYFWNKSSALPRGILIIGSLATNSSVQYRQKYPKIKKAKVKR comes from the coding sequence ATGACAAATTCCGAACTTTCTAAGCGAAATCAGGAATTTCTTTTTCATTTAACGAAACTTTTGAATAATTCAAAAAGTTTCGATGATGAAAAAACAAATTCAACTTTAATTGCTGTCAGAGAAAAACTTTTATCTGGGCAAAAGACTGGGAAAACAGCCCGGCAGCTTTTTGGTACACCAAGTGAATATTATCAGGATTTGGTTGATCCAAAAGGAGCAGCTAATAGAAGAAAGAAATTGGCTCAACAGGGCCATAAGGTAAACAGCCCGGAAAGTACTGCTCCACGTCCAAGAATTACTCAACAACTATTTGATTATGGTTTCGGCATTGAATTCGTCGACACGACTTGGACTTTATTGATTATGTTCTCGGCTTTATATGCAATTACGGGAGCAGTGGGCAGTAGTAAACAGTCACAGGGTGTCGGTTTGATTACGATTTTGCTCTTTTCTTTCATATCAGGTGCCGCTTATGTTTTTGCTTTACGAATTTTAACACCTGATCCAAGCAAAAAAGAACGGCTTCCGATTTGGCAGCGTTTATTGTATTCACTGCTTATATTGGCTAGTTGGTTGATTCTCTTTACCGGCGTTACCTGGCTGATCCCAGTTAAATTTAATCCAGTTTTGAATTCGCTTTGGTTATTTGCGATTGCAATTGTAGCGGGTGTTTCATATTATTTTTGGAATAAAAGCTCTGCCTTGCCAAGAGGAATTTTGATCATTGGGAGTTTGGCAACTAATTCCAGTGTTCAATATCGTCAAAAATATCCAAAGATTAAGAAAGCGAAGGTTAAAAGATAA